The genomic stretch ACATTGCTGCCTTTTTGGGATGTTTGTATGCCGGTATTATTGCTGTTGGCGCTTATCCGCCGCGACGCAACCAACATCTATCGCGATTAAAAGCGATCGCCAACAATTCCAATGCCAGTCTTGCCCTGACTGTAGCGACCCAACAAGCAGACTTGCAAGCCAGATGCGCACAAGAACCAGAATTTCCCTCCTTGCATTGGCTGGCTACCGATACCATCGCCACAACCCAAGCCAGTCAATGGCAGGCACCACTGACATTGAGCGAAGCCGAACCCCCCATCCGTAAAGATACGCCGGCGTTTCTGCAATATACTTCGGGTTCTACAGGAACCCCGAAAGGTGTCATGGTCACCCACGAAAACCTACTGGATAACGAACGTATTATCCAACAAGCCTTCCAAAGCTCCGAAAGTACTCGTGTTGTGAGTTGGTTGCCTCTGTTCCACGATATGGGGTTGGTGGGAAGTGCCTTACAAAGCCTATACATAGGCGGACAGTGCATTTTGTTTTCGCCAGTCGCTTTTCTGCAAAAGCCGGTACGCTGGTTGCAAGCCATCCATCGCTACCGCGCTACTGCCAGTGGGGCACCCAACTTTGCCTACGACTTGTGCGTGCGCCAAATTTCTCCCCAGCAAACGAGAGCGTTAGATCTGAGCTGTTGGGAACTAGCTTTCAACGGAGCCGAACCCATCCGCGCCCAAACCTTACAAAAGTTTGCCGAGACCTTTGCCAAATGCCATTTTCGCAAGTCCGCTTTTTACTGTTGCTACGGCATGGCGGAAACAACGCTGCTGGTATCTGGAGCAGAGAAAGAAAGTTTACCCGTTGTTCGGCAGGTAGACCAGCGTTCCCTGCAAGCCAACTGCGTTCGACCTCCCGAAAGTTCCGAAAGTGCCAAAGAGGTGGTCAGCTCTGGAAAACCCCGCTTGGATGGCCAAGTAGCGATTGTCGATCCTGTTTCTCACACGCAATGTGCTGCCGATGGCGTTGGCGAAATTTGGGTAGCTGGCAGCAGCGTGGCGCAAGGATATTGGCAGCGACCCACCGAAACCGAAGAAACGTTCCGTGCCTTTCTAGCGGATACGGGAGAAGGACCTTTTCTGCGCACTGGAGACTTGGGATTTATACAAGACGGCGAACTCTTCGTAGTCGGTCGCTTGAAAGATACCATCGTCATTCGCGGTCTCAATTACTATCCCCAAGATATTGAGCTGACCGTGGAACCAAGCCATCCGGCGCTGCGAGATGGTTGTGGGGCAGCTGTTTGTGTGGATATAGAAGGCGAATCCCAACTGGTTATCGTACAGGAAGTGGAAAGGCGGTTTCTGCGGAACTTACCCGTAACGGAGATTGTACGGGCGATTTGTCGTGCGGTGGCTGCGGAACACGAGCTGCAAGTCTATGCGATCGCGTTACTCAAAACAGCCAGCCTGCCCAAAACCTCCAGCGGCAAAATCCAGCGCCGTGCTGCCCGGGAAGGATTTCTCGCGCAAAGCTTATCGGAAGTAGCGCGTTGGTATCGTTCCCAAGGGTTCGGCGATGCCAACTCGGAAGATACGCAAGCCGATTTGTACATACGCCGTCACATAAGCGAAGTTTTGGGCGTGCCACTGTCAGAATTGCAAAACGGACAGCAAGGGCTTTTGGAACTGGGGCTTGACTCGGTCAGTTCGGTAGAGTTGCGCAACAGCCTGCAAACCAGCTTTCAAGTAACACTACCCGCTACTCTAACCCTGGAATATCCCACCATTGACGATTTAATTGCTTACCTCAAACAGCAAATCGAAAAGGACAGCCCATCGCAACGCTCTGCGTCGAGCGAGGTCGAAACGCCTGCCAATACCTCTATGACACAACTGCCAGAAGCCATTGCCAATCTTTCCAGTAGCGAAAAGCGATCGCTGCTCAAAAGATTGCTCCAAAAACAGATCGATGAAAACCGAACCTTTCCCCTTTCTTTTCCGCAACAGCGATTGTGGTTTCTCCACCAACTGGAACCGGACAACCACGCTTATAATATTCCGGTTGCGGCTCGCTTGCATGGGAATCTCGATGCCGTTGCCTTAGAAAAAGCCCTCCAGGAAATCCTGCGAAGGCACGAAGTTCTGCGTACCCGATTTGACACCAACGAACGGGGAGAACCGGTACAAATTATCGAACCAGAAGCCTCCCTGTCGCTTCCCGTTATTGACCTGCGCCAACAGCAAGCACCAGAAAGTCTTATCGAGGAATACACCACCAAAGAGGCGCAGCAACCTTTTGACTTGCAGCAAGCGCCCTTGGTGCGTGCCAAGTTGTTACGAGTGAGCGATACCGAACATGTGGTTTTGCTTACCTTACATCATATTGTCGCCGATGGCTGGTCCATGGGCATCTTGGTACGGGAAATGGCTGCCCTGTACGAATCATTTTCCCAGCAAACCACACCTTCTTTGCCAGAACTTCCCATTCAGTATGTCGATTACGCCGTTTGGCAGCGACAACACCTGCAAGGGGAAGCTTTGGAATCGTTGCTTGCCTACTGGCGGCAGCATCTCGGGGGCAATCCGCCGACCTTGCAGCTACCCAGCGATCGCAATCCCCAACAAGTATCCTCAGAACAACAGCAAGGGGCGACCCTGCCCATGTCCGTAAGCGCGGACCTCTTGTCTCAATTGGAAAAAGTGGCTGCTAGTGAAGGTGTCACCTTATTTATGTCCTTGCTAGCTGCTTTCAAAACCCTGCTTTATTGTTACTCGGGGCAGGAAGATATCTTGGTAGGCACCGATGTAGCCAATCGCCAGCGCGCTGAAACTGAGGACTTAATTGGATTTTTCGTTAACTTGGTGCCTTTGCGAACCGATATGTCCGGGCAACCCAGCTTTCGGACCTTGCTGCAAAGAATACGCCAAGTGGCATTGGGGGCTTACGCACACCAGGAATTGCCCTTTGAAAAACTGGTGGAGGAATTGCAGCCGGAACGCCAAGCCGGGGAAACGCCCCTAGTGCGATCGCTGTTTGTCCTACAAAACACGCCAATGCCAGAGTTTCAAACCTCACAATCTTCGGGCAACGCCGGGCAAGGTTTAACCATGAGTTCGGTGGAAGTCAACGACCAAACCTCTAAATTCGACCTCAGTCTTTTTGTGGGGAAAAAACAAGGGAACTTGGTGGGCAATTGGCGATATCGCACCGATTTATTTTCCCAAAATCGAATAGAGCAATTGTCCCAAAATTTTGTGGCTTTGCTAGAGAAAATTGTTACCCATCCCGACACACGATTGCATCAGTTCGCTAGGTCAATTCAACCCAATCAAATGTCTGCTTCTTCTTTTCCATCCAAAAAATCAAAAACCAAACAGAAAAAACCACGTTTGTCCCGAGGCAAATTCCAAAAAATCCAACCCCAAGCGATCGCGTCTCGCGGCGAAGATTTGGTCCAAGCCAGTTACCTTCCCCACTTGCAGGAAAGGGCTTTTCCCTTGGTTTTGCAACCCAATTTTGCCGAAGTCGATTTAGCAGAATGGGCGCAGCAAAATCGCTCTTATTTAGAACAAGAACTGTTCCAACACGGTGCCATTCTCTTTCGTAACTTTCATACTCAATCCGTAGAAAAATTTGAAAAGGTAGCCAGTGCCATTTGCCCCCATTTATTTGGCGATTATGGCGATTTGCCCAGACAGGATATTAGCGATCGCGTTTACGGTTCTACCCCCTATCCCGCCGATCGTTCGATTCTGTTTCACAACGAAAGTTCGCACATGCATTGCTGGCCGCGCAAAATCTTTTTCTGCTGCTTGCAACCCGCTTCCCAAGGAGGCGCTACGCCCATTGTTGATTGCCGCCGAATTTATCAAAAAATAGACCCGCAAATCCGGGAAAAATTCGAACAAAAAGGCTTAATGTACGCGCGCAATTACCGTCAGGATATGGATGTTAGCTGGCAAGAATTTTTCCACACCGACGACCCTTCCCAAGTAGAAGAATATTGTCACCGCGCTGGCATTGAATTTAAGTGGAAAGAAGACAATTGTTTGTTTACGCAGCAACAAGGACCGGGGGTCATCCAACATCCAGAAACTGGCGAGAAAAGTTTCTTCAATCAAGTGCAGTTGCACCATATTGCCTGTTTGGAATCGGAAACGCGGGATTCTTTACTTTCCCTGTTCGATCTTCCCAATTTGCCGCGCCATGTTTTTTACGGCGATGGAACGGCAATAGCCGACGAAGATGTGGCTGCCATTCGGGATTTGTACGAACAAGAAGCCTGCCGTTTCCAGTGGCAAGCTGGCGATATTTTAATGCTAGATAATATGCTAGCTGCCCACGGACGCGATCCCTATGCTGGAGAACGCAAAATTGTCGTTGCTATGGGCGATATGACCTACAAGCAAGATGTTTGCCCGGCTGCTGCCAATGGCGTTGTTCAAAAATAACGAACGGATATTCTTTTTCCCAAGGGGTTTGGGAAATAACGACTTTTGGACAAAATTGATGATTCCTACAAGAGAGACGTAACTATGCTAGCCGAAGAAACCATTCAAGGATATGCCCTGTCGCCACAACAAAAACGTCTTTGGGATTGGCAACAGCAACAAAATACAAATTTCCGGGCCAAATGCCTGGTTTCCATCAGCGGAAATCTCGATCGCGATCGCCTTTATGCCAGTATCCAATCTCTTTGCGATCGCCACGAAATCCTCCGTAGCACATTTCAGCGCCATGTCGGGATGCAATATCCCTTACAGGTGGTTTCCGAACACGCCACGTTTGACTGGGAAGTACGGGATTTACAGGAATTGAATCCCGAGCAGCAACAGGCTCAAATCGAGCAAATTGCCAACGCCCCAGCTAGCCCCAGGGAAAATCCCTTACAGGTATGGTTGTTGCCCACCGCACCAGAGAAATCTTTCCTTTTGCTCAGCTTACCAGCACTCTGTGCCGATCGCACAACCTTCAATATTTTGCTTGCCGAACTGAGCGATTTGTATGCTACTGGCGGCGAAAATATTCTGCCAGAATCAGAAATCGTTCAATACAGTCAAGTTTCTCAATGGCAATACGAAGTCCTTTCCGAGTTTAAAGCAGAAACAGGCGAGGAATTCTGGCAGCCCAGCAATCTGGAACGGTATAGTACACCGGAGATTCCCACTTGTACTGAGCCTGGCGCTGAGCTGAGTCGAAGCGTGCGTCAAAAAAGTCAGGAAAGCTGCGATCGCTACTCCCTTCACTTAGAACCGGAATTGCTAGAAAAGTTAGAACAGGCAGCCCAAAACTATGACAATTCCCTAGAGGATTGGCTGTTTGCTGCTTGGCAAACACTTTTGTGGCGCGTCGGCGGTTCCGGAGAGCGCTCCCTGCTTACTGTTTACGGCAGCGACGGCCGACCTTACGAGGACTTAGATAACACAGCGGGATTGCTAGCCAAATGGCTACCGGTTCCCATTACCCTCGATGGTAGCTGGCCGTTTTCCCAAGTGCTGGAATATGTTGGAGATGCCCAAGAACAGGTACTGGGTTGGCAAGATTATATCGTTGCTGGTGCTACGCCTCTAGCCAGCCCCAATTCTTTGCCAGTTGGTTTTGAGTTTCTAGAACAGCCTTCTTTTTCTGCTTGCAACCTCACATTTGACATCCAACGCATCGAAACCACCAGCGATCGCTTCCAGCTTTGTCTATCCTGCCATCGCCATGCCGAGGGTCTGGATTTCGTTTTCCATTACAATGCGACTACCTACGCCGAAGCCACCATTGCCCGTCTGAGCCGTCATTGGCGAACCCTGCTAGAAAGCACGGTAGAAGCGCCAGATCGAAACATCGACCGACTATCCCTGCTCGACGATCGCGATCGCGAACAACTGCTTGTCGAATTCAACCAAACTCAACGAGACTTTCCCACAAATAAATGCTTGCACGAGCTTTTTGAAGAGCAAGTAGAACGCTGTCGCGATCGCATAGCCCTGCAATTCGAGCAAGAACAACTTACCTATGCAGAACTGAACCAACGCGCCAACCAACTAGCCCACCACCTGCAGCAAGAATTTGGGGTGGGACCGGACACCCTGGTTGCCATTGGTTTGGAACGTTCCGCCCACAGCATTGTGGCCCTACTGGGCATTCTCAAAGCTGGCGGTGCCTACGTACCCGTGGACCCGGGCATGCCCCAACAACGCCGACAACGAATGCTGGCGGAAGCCAACCCAGTTGCGATCGTAACCCAGCAATCCTTGCAAAACCTATGGGAAGAACAAGAAAGTCCCATCATTTGTATCGACACCAAATACACCAATAGCACGGAGGAGTCTCTCCCCAATCCCACCCACCGCACAACCAGCGATTCCCTTGCCTACGTTATCTTCACTTCGGGGTCCAGCGGTCAACCTAAAGGCGTAGCTGTGGAACACCGGCAAGTTCTCAATTATGTATATGGCATCAGCGATCGCCTGTCGCTGCCCGATAGGGCGACCTACGCCACGGTTTCCACCCTAGCTGCCGATTTGGGCAATACAGCTGTTTTCCCTGCCCTGTGTGGCGGTGGCTGCTTGCACGTTTTGTCGGGCGATCGCTTAGCCGATCCGCAAGCTTTTGCCGAGTATTGCACCTCCCACAGGATTGACTGCCTGAAAATGACCCCTTCCCACCTGGCGGCGTTGGTTGCCGATGAAGATAGTGCCCAATTTCCCCGCTGCCGCCATCTCATTCTTGGTGGCGAATCCCTAGGTTGGGAACTTATCCGAAAGATTCGACATCTAGC from Geitlerinema sp. PCC 9228 encodes the following:
- a CDS encoding TauD/TfdA family dioxygenase, translating into MQYRAQKHPHRLAYIFLEDGETETERWTYAELNQRAQAIAAHLQKVAPMGARALLLHPQGIEYIAAFLGCLYAGIIAVGAYPPRRNQHLSRLKAIANNSNASLALTVATQQADLQARCAQEPEFPSLHWLATDTIATTQASQWQAPLTLSEAEPPIRKDTPAFLQYTSGSTGTPKGVMVTHENLLDNERIIQQAFQSSESTRVVSWLPLFHDMGLVGSALQSLYIGGQCILFSPVAFLQKPVRWLQAIHRYRATASGAPNFAYDLCVRQISPQQTRALDLSCWELAFNGAEPIRAQTLQKFAETFAKCHFRKSAFYCCYGMAETTLLVSGAEKESLPVVRQVDQRSLQANCVRPPESSESAKEVVSSGKPRLDGQVAIVDPVSHTQCAADGVGEIWVAGSSVAQGYWQRPTETEETFRAFLADTGEGPFLRTGDLGFIQDGELFVVGRLKDTIVIRGLNYYPQDIELTVEPSHPALRDGCGAAVCVDIEGESQLVIVQEVERRFLRNLPVTEIVRAICRAVAAEHELQVYAIALLKTASLPKTSSGKIQRRAAREGFLAQSLSEVARWYRSQGFGDANSEDTQADLYIRRHISEVLGVPLSELQNGQQGLLELGLDSVSSVELRNSLQTSFQVTLPATLTLEYPTIDDLIAYLKQQIEKDSPSQRSASSEVETPANTSMTQLPEAIANLSSSEKRSLLKRLLQKQIDENRTFPLSFPQQRLWFLHQLEPDNHAYNIPVAARLHGNLDAVALEKALQEILRRHEVLRTRFDTNERGEPVQIIEPEASLSLPVIDLRQQQAPESLIEEYTTKEAQQPFDLQQAPLVRAKLLRVSDTEHVVLLTLHHIVADGWSMGILVREMAALYESFSQQTTPSLPELPIQYVDYAVWQRQHLQGEALESLLAYWRQHLGGNPPTLQLPSDRNPQQVSSEQQQGATLPMSVSADLLSQLEKVAASEGVTLFMSLLAAFKTLLYCYSGQEDILVGTDVANRQRAETEDLIGFFVNLVPLRTDMSGQPSFRTLLQRIRQVALGAYAHQELPFEKLVEELQPERQAGETPLVRSLFVLQNTPMPEFQTSQSSGNAGQGLTMSSVEVNDQTSKFDLSLFVGKKQGNLVGNWRYRTDLFSQNRIEQLSQNFVALLEKIVTHPDTRLHQFARSIQPNQMSASSFPSKKSKTKQKKPRLSRGKFQKIQPQAIASRGEDLVQASYLPHLQERAFPLVLQPNFAEVDLAEWAQQNRSYLEQELFQHGAILFRNFHTQSVEKFEKVASAICPHLFGDYGDLPRQDISDRVYGSTPYPADRSILFHNESSHMHCWPRKIFFCCLQPASQGGATPIVDCRRIYQKIDPQIREKFEQKGLMYARNYRQDMDVSWQEFFHTDDPSQVEEYCHRAGIEFKWKEDNCLFTQQQGPGVIQHPETGEKSFFNQVQLHHIACLESETRDSLLSLFDLPNLPRHVFYGDGTAIADEDVAAIRDLYEQEACRFQWQAGDILMLDNMLAAHGRDPYAGERKIVVAMGDMTYKQDVCPAAANGVVQK
- a CDS encoding non-ribosomal peptide synthetase, with protein sequence MLAEETIQGYALSPQQKRLWDWQQQQNTNFRAKCLVSISGNLDRDRLYASIQSLCDRHEILRSTFQRHVGMQYPLQVVSEHATFDWEVRDLQELNPEQQQAQIEQIANAPASPRENPLQVWLLPTAPEKSFLLLSLPALCADRTTFNILLAELSDLYATGGENILPESEIVQYSQVSQWQYEVLSEFKAETGEEFWQPSNLERYSTPEIPTCTEPGAELSRSVRQKSQESCDRYSLHLEPELLEKLEQAAQNYDNSLEDWLFAAWQTLLWRVGGSGERSLLTVYGSDGRPYEDLDNTAGLLAKWLPVPITLDGSWPFSQVLEYVGDAQEQVLGWQDYIVAGATPLASPNSLPVGFEFLEQPSFSACNLTFDIQRIETTSDRFQLCLSCHRHAEGLDFVFHYNATTYAEATIARLSRHWRTLLESTVEAPDRNIDRLSLLDDRDREQLLVEFNQTQRDFPTNKCLHELFEEQVERCRDRIALQFEQEQLTYAELNQRANQLAHHLQQEFGVGPDTLVAIGLERSAHSIVALLGILKAGGAYVPVDPGMPQQRRQRMLAEANPVAIVTQQSLQNLWEEQESPIICIDTKYTNSTEESLPNPTHRTTSDSLAYVIFTSGSSGQPKGVAVEHRQVLNYVYGISDRLSLPDRATYATVSTLAADLGNTAVFPALCGGGCLHVLSGDRLADPQAFAEYCTSHRIDCLKMTPSHLAALVADEDSAQFPRCRHLILGGESLGWELIRKIRHLAPDCQIWNHYGPTETTIGVLTYKVEAELTTPTVPLGRPLPNVETYLLDKYMQPVPLGIPGELYIGGASVARGYLHQPELTQQRFANHPFRSEGRLYKTGDMARYLEGGNLEFLGRNDHQVKIRGFRIELAEVEAVVSQHPQVREVAVTTHQSDGASGTGSSDHGGETELAAYIALKEQQADTVRQVRKFVRERLPGYMVPTTFSTLNALPRTPSGKIDRQSLPEPTPETEETSSMAPRTQVETQLVEIWQEILQTDNIGIQANFFDLGGHSLLATQVISRVRNAFGVDVPLRSLFESPTIADLAVLVEQALAEQVDETELSQWLAEIEADS